In Babylonia areolata isolate BAREFJ2019XMU chromosome 19, ASM4173473v1, whole genome shotgun sequence, a single window of DNA contains:
- the LOC143294237 gene encoding aldo-keto reductase family 1 member A1-like, with protein sequence MLKDDVRPAVEESLRKLQLDYVDLMLLHQPWALKELEKLVREGKIHSLGISNFNSVQTDTLLSVATVRPVLNQVECHAYLPQQELQEFSEKRKVLLEAYAPLGSPGRPDFIKEGAKDEPVLLEEPVLKQIGDKYGKTPAQVLIRNLLQRGIVVTAKSANPSRIRENFEIPVNSQTRNHQTVVTFQYSVKK encoded by the exons ATGCTCAAGGATGACGTCAGGCCGGCCGTGGAAGAGAGTCTGAGGAAACTGCAGCTGGACTACGTCGACCTGATGTTGCTTCATCAACCATGGGCCTTAAAG GAACTGGAGAAGTTGGTGAGGGAGGGCAAGATCCACAGCCTGGGGATCAGCAACTTCAACTCTGTGCAGACTGACACCCTTCTGTCTGTGGCCACTGTCAGGCCCGTCCTCAACCAG GTGGAGTGCCACGCCTACCTGCCCCAACAGGAGCTGCAGGAGTTCAGCGAGAAAAGGAAGGTTCTCCTCGAGGCCTACGCCCCTCTGGGTTCTCCGGGCAGACCTGACTTTAT CAAGGAGGGTGCAAAAGACGAACCAGTGTTGCTGGAAGAACCTGTGTTAAAGCAGATTGGAGACAAGTACGGCAAGACACCTGCACAG GTTCTAATCAGGAACCTTCTGCAGAGAGGTATCGTGGTCACAGCCAAGAGCGCTAACCCTTCAAGGATCAGAGAAAACTTTGAG ATCCCAGTGAACTCACAAACCAGGAACCACCAGACAGTGGTGACGTTCCAGTACAGCGTGAAGAAGTGA